A single Chanos chanos chromosome 8, fChaCha1.1, whole genome shotgun sequence DNA region contains:
- the cdc42ep2 gene encoding cdc42 effector protein 2 yields MSTKAPIYLKRRSRKGKKEKLRDLLSSDMISPPLGDFRHTIHIGSSGGADDLFGDLSFLQGKFHLLPGQQGDEFQFSRTASVSRHPPSTESSPLLKNALSLPVIGGVQALTLPVSTQNPTPVPASTPIHTSPNLQAPPPKPPRLHLEDRTLGPQGTCSTPSCLPSPPKNSTPHVSSPDPEDGGRNQDTAQDEESTQEKPYLSHAGSLLSLHLDLGPSILEEVLQIMDSQKIGGLNGGFTSGGRQEIYT; encoded by the coding sequence ATGTCCACTAAAGCTCCCATTTACCTGAAGCGGCGGTCCCGGAAGGGCAAGAAGGAGAAACTCCGTGATCTTCTTTCCTCCGATATGATTAGTCCTCCACTAGGTGACTTCCGTCACACCATCCACATCGGGAGCAGTGGTGGAGCTGACGACCTCTTTGGCGACCTCTCCTTCCTGCAGGGAAAGTTCCACCTGTTACCTGGGCAACAGGGGGATGAGTTCCAGTTCAGCCGCACAGCCAGCGTCAGCAGGCATCCACCCTCCACTGAGAGCTCTCCACTCCTGAAAAatgctctctcactccctgtcaTTGGAGGTGTACAAGCTCTCACCCTGCCTGTCTCCACCCAGAATCctactcctgtccccgcctcCACTCCCATCCACACTTCCCCCAACCTACAAGCCCCTCCTCCCAAACCTCCCAGACTGCACCTGGAAGATCGGACCTTAGGCCCTCAGGGCACCTGCTCAACCCCGTCCTGTCTACCCTCCCCGCCGAAAAATTCGACCCCCCATGTCAGCTCTCCGGACCCTGAGGACGGGGGGCGCAATCAAGACACGGCACAGGACGAGGAGAGTACGCAGGAGAAACCTTACCTATCCCACGCCGGGTCCTTACTTTCCCTCCATCTGGACCTGGGCCCCTCTATACTGGAGGAGGTGCTGCAGATCATGGATAGCCAGAAGATTGGAGGGCTTAATGGTGGTTTCACATCCGGGGGACGACAGGAGATCTACACCTGA